A genomic window from Tolypothrix sp. PCC 7910 includes:
- a CDS encoding AAA family ATPase has product MSFREEFKLLLRARYPLIYIPTYEEERVETAIREEAANQGNRPVYTWDFVDGYQGNPNDEGFGRRNPLQALEFIEKLPASAPGVMILRDYHRFLEDVAIARKLRNLAKLLKSQPKNIVILSPRIAIPDDLSEVLTVVEFPLPAATEIQKEVERLLQTTGNSLPGKVIDDLVRSCQGLSMERIRRVLAKAIATHGELQPEDVDLVLEEKRQTIRQTQILDFYPATEQISDIGGLDNLKDWLLRRGGSFTERARQYGLPHPRGLMLVGIQGTGKSLTAKAIAHHWHLPLLRLDVGRLFGGLVGESESRTRQMIQVAEALAPCILWIDEIDKAFSGLGSKGDAGTTSRVFGTFITWLAEKTSPVFVVATANDIQSLPPEMLRKGRFDEIFFVGLPTQEERKAIFNVHLSRLRPHNLKNYDIDRLAYETPDFSGAEIEQTLIEAMHIGFSQNRDFTNDDILEAASQIIPLARTAVEQIQQLQEWAAAGRARLASKQTPLSDTFGKLR; this is encoded by the coding sequence ATGAGCTTTCGTGAAGAGTTTAAACTGCTGCTACGCGCCCGCTATCCTTTGATTTATATTCCCACTTATGAAGAGGAACGGGTAGAAACTGCGATTCGAGAAGAAGCAGCCAACCAAGGTAATCGTCCTGTGTATACTTGGGATTTTGTAGATGGCTATCAGGGGAACCCCAATGATGAGGGTTTTGGGCGACGTAACCCACTGCAAGCTTTGGAATTTATTGAAAAGTTACCAGCTTCAGCACCAGGGGTAATGATTCTGCGGGATTATCATCGCTTTTTAGAAGATGTGGCGATCGCGCGCAAACTTCGCAACCTAGCCAAACTTCTCAAATCGCAACCGAAAAATATTGTGATTTTATCGCCCCGGATTGCGATTCCTGACGACTTAAGCGAAGTGCTGACAGTTGTGGAATTTCCGTTACCAGCCGCCACCGAAATTCAAAAAGAGGTGGAACGCTTGCTACAAACGACTGGTAACTCTCTTCCCGGGAAAGTCATAGATGATTTGGTGCGCTCTTGTCAAGGGCTATCTATGGAGAGAATTCGCCGGGTTTTGGCAAAAGCGATCGCCACTCACGGTGAATTGCAACCAGAAGATGTGGATTTAGTTTTGGAAGAAAAGCGCCAAACTATTCGCCAAACCCAAATTTTGGACTTTTACCCTGCTACCGAGCAAATTTCTGATATTGGCGGACTAGATAACCTCAAAGATTGGCTGTTGCGGCGGGGTGGTTCATTTACCGAACGAGCGCGACAGTATGGCTTACCACATCCCCGTGGTTTAATGTTGGTGGGAATTCAAGGTACTGGGAAATCCTTAACAGCAAAAGCGATCGCTCATCATTGGCATTTACCTTTATTACGCTTAGATGTTGGGCGGTTATTTGGTGGTTTGGTGGGGGAATCAGAATCCCGCACTCGCCAAATGATCCAAGTAGCTGAGGCTTTAGCCCCTTGTATTTTGTGGATTGATGAAATAGATAAAGCCTTTTCGGGGCTGGGTAGTAAAGGGGACGCAGGAACCACTAGCCGGGTATTTGGGACATTTATTACTTGGTTAGCTGAGAAAACCTCACCTGTATTTGTTGTCGCCACCGCTAACGATATTCAGTCCTTACCACCAGAAATGCTACGGAAAGGGCGATTTGATGAAATATTCTTTGTCGGTTTACCAACCCAAGAAGAGAGAAAAGCAATTTTTAATGTCCATTTATCCCGACTGCGCCCCCATAACTTGAAAAATTATGACATCGACAGGCTAGCATATGAAACACCCGATTTTTCTGGAGCAGAGATTGAGCAAACTTTAATAGAAGCGATGCATATTGGATTTAGTCAAAATCGCGACTTTACCAATGACGACATTTTAGAAGCTGCCAGTCAGATCATACCCCTGGCGCGAACTGCTGTAGAGCAAATTCAGCAACTACAAGAATGGGCGGCTGCTGGACGAGCGCGGTTAGCATCAAAACAAACGCCGTTAAGCGATACCTTCGGTAAGCTACGCTAA
- a CDS encoding SH3 domain-containing protein codes for MFSNLLKFILGFLLAIAILIGTGVATALYFMNRTAIPPTKPIFANDHPSQRTQSPKATEAAATKTESQPKATSTPTPTPTATETPKPEESPKPLPPGAYQGKVTWAQGLSLRAEPKQDAERVGGVGFNQKVIILEESDDKLWQKIRQEDTNQEGWVKAGNTEKSEGNEEVQQPEKPQQDQ; via the coding sequence ATGTTTTCTAACTTACTTAAATTTATACTTGGGTTTCTGTTGGCGATCGCTATCTTAATAGGTACTGGTGTTGCGACTGCACTCTATTTCATGAATAGAACTGCTATACCACCTACCAAGCCAATTTTTGCCAACGATCATCCTTCACAACGAACCCAATCTCCCAAAGCAACTGAAGCAGCAGCTACTAAAACTGAATCTCAGCCAAAAGCAACTTCTACTCCTACTCCTACTCCTACAGCTACAGAAACACCCAAACCTGAAGAATCACCAAAGCCATTACCACCAGGAGCTTACCAAGGAAAAGTTACTTGGGCCCAAGGTTTGAGTTTGCGAGCCGAACCAAAACAAGATGCTGAACGTGTGGGTGGGGTTGGTTTTAATCAAAAAGTGATAATCTTAGAGGAAAGTGACGATAAATTGTGGCAAAAAATTCGCCAGGAAGATACCAATCAAGAAGGCTGGGTGAAAGCAGGTAATACTGAAAAATCAGAAGGTAATGAAGAAGTACAACAGCCAGAAAAGCCACAACAAGACCAGTAG
- a CDS encoding peptidoglycan-binding protein, with translation MEVIGDLHSAAVYEASASLEIIPVPTNLRFWNWTKLSSTLAMRFLSVALTLSLLSIAGQTLAVQKVGSDGAEVTNIQQCLQKLGFFRGPVSGKFGSITQQAVIAFQQANRLPADGVVGDSTARSLQQACRGRIATNTGNTTGGNLRLGSRGPEVVKLQQRLQRLGYFQGPITGYFGPQTQEALTRSQQGSRSSTRPRQAPSNIPSTGGEYPILLEGSQGPAVTKLQQRLQQLGYFKATPTGKFGPVTKDAVIAFQRYAGLPADGITNRQTWNRLLAPNSSPSNPVIPNTTSLAPQQIRELQEGLRQLGYLQANPTGNFGPLTRDALLRFQRDYQLAVDGVADTQALQAVRGVVQNRQTYQAPQAPPQTRNYLTVGDSGDNVKALQQRLLQLGFFNTNPDGYYGENTRSYVYAFQQYSRINPTGNVDAQTWQALGLNTSPVDTSANNNQNRYVVIVPIHNTDTLNKVRQYIANPVVEKSGLGDYVNAGRFGNRTEAENLSKLLRSYGLDARVEYF, from the coding sequence ATGGAAGTCATTGGTGATCTACATAGTGCCGCCGTCTACGAAGCATCCGCAAGCCTAGAAATTATTCCTGTGCCGACTAATTTGAGATTTTGGAATTGGACAAAACTTTCTAGCACCTTGGCGATGCGTTTTTTATCTGTAGCATTAACCTTGTCACTTCTCAGTATCGCTGGGCAAACTTTAGCAGTACAGAAAGTAGGAAGTGATGGCGCTGAAGTCACAAACATTCAGCAGTGCTTGCAGAAGTTAGGTTTCTTTCGTGGCCCAGTTAGTGGAAAATTTGGTTCAATCACTCAGCAGGCGGTAATTGCATTCCAGCAGGCTAATAGGCTACCTGCTGATGGAGTTGTAGGTGATAGCACTGCGCGATCGCTTCAACAAGCCTGCCGAGGTAGAATTGCCACTAATACTGGCAATACTACTGGTGGTAATCTGCGGCTAGGTAGCAGAGGCCCAGAAGTTGTGAAGCTACAACAACGTTTGCAACGCCTAGGCTATTTCCAAGGCCCAATAACAGGCTATTTTGGCCCGCAAACTCAGGAAGCCTTAACTCGCTCTCAGCAAGGTTCGCGCAGCTCTACGAGACCTCGACAAGCACCCTCAAATATACCCAGCACAGGAGGGGAATATCCAATTTTATTGGAAGGTAGCCAAGGCCCAGCAGTAACTAAGTTACAACAGCGATTACAACAACTGGGTTATTTTAAAGCCACTCCGACTGGTAAGTTTGGCCCTGTTACCAAAGATGCGGTGATTGCTTTTCAGCGCTATGCTGGTTTACCTGCTGATGGAATTACAAATCGACAAACCTGGAACAGGCTTTTGGCTCCTAATAGTAGTCCTTCTAATCCAGTCATACCAAATACAACGAGTCTTGCGCCGCAACAAATTAGAGAACTACAAGAAGGTTTACGGCAGTTAGGATACTTGCAAGCTAATCCTACAGGTAATTTTGGCCCTTTAACTAGAGATGCACTACTACGATTCCAGCGAGATTACCAATTAGCTGTTGATGGCGTAGCTGATACACAAGCCTTGCAAGCAGTACGTGGCGTTGTGCAAAATAGACAAACTTATCAAGCTCCTCAAGCTCCTCCACAGACCAGAAATTATCTTACAGTTGGCGATAGTGGCGATAATGTGAAAGCTTTGCAACAGCGTTTATTGCAATTAGGATTTTTTAATACCAATCCTGATGGTTATTATGGTGAAAATACTAGGTCTTATGTGTACGCATTCCAGCAATATTCTAGAATCAATCCCACTGGAAATGTTGATGCACAAACCTGGCAAGCATTAGGTTTAAATACATCTCCTGTCGATACTAGTGCTAATAATAATCAGAATCGCTATGTGGTTATCGTTCCGATTCATAATACCGATACTCTCAACAAAGTCAGACAGTATATAGCTAATCCGGTTGTAGAGAAATCAGGCTTAGGAGATTATGTGAATGCAGGTAGATTTGGGAATAGAACAGAAGCCGAGAATTTATCTAAACTGTTACGCTCTTATGGTTTAGATGCCAGGGTAGAGTATTTTTAA
- a CDS encoding EAL domain-containing protein, which translates to MQFSGVLLQAKNTPSTITETTMLVLMVGLCIYLVVRIIALYRSNYRSLKVANLRKSFSRKVLGINIQEIASITQENTNLFPINHPFPAVRTNETNQLSQSVKELASNCDTCYLEALASIEQSLLNFDNQLRCYTEILQTLGKACQVSRVYIFENLFSNDGDLIMHLQAEWCAEGIPSKIENHPWHKLSYTKFCPRWLKLLARGDIVAETVKELSETERQALELQDVLKILILPIIAKGNFIGFIGFDKCEVTQIWEAKETAFLQAVVGALSLVHDRLLADHALKTAILETQDSAYHLENVVQERTAELHREIAERKRIQTELEKSLSLQWATLESTADGILVIDNQGKIAGFNQKFLQMWRIPESLITSGNYKEVLRLAMKQLEAPKQYFATIRELYFNPDTQLYDAIAFKDGRVLERYSQPQRINGKIVGRVWSFRDITAHKLAEAKIRHQALHDLLTDLPNRVLFNERLSEALAQAQKNRSKLAVCFLDLDRFKVINDNLSHAVGDQLLQIVAQRLIDCLRDIDTIARWGGDEFTLILPEINDTQEVTKILERILAAFKPVFEIENYQLHISVSIGIALYPMHGQDAETLIKHADIALYRVKSQGRNHYQFYNSAINSGSSELLTLENSLHSALERQEFEVYYQPQVNITTGEITKIEALLRWRHLELGLIPPAKFIPLAEETGLIIPIGEWVLRTACAQNKAWQEALNLPSLSVAVNLSARQFQQPNLVTMVQQILSETQLNHKCLELEITESIAMKNVEFTKRILSELHALGVSISIDDFGTGYCSLSYLKNFPIHCLKIDRSFVRDLSDDNHDAAITTAIIALAHGLKLAVVAEGVETEEQRNLLRLLDCELMQGYLFSRPLSAEDTTRLLQKSKSRRLNPSFLVA; encoded by the coding sequence ATGCAATTTTCCGGGGTATTACTACAAGCTAAAAATACGCCATCTACCATAACAGAAACTACTATGCTCGTCTTGATGGTTGGTTTATGCATCTACTTAGTGGTCAGAATAATTGCCTTATATAGGTCAAATTATCGTTCACTAAAAGTTGCAAATCTCCGCAAAAGTTTTTCTAGGAAAGTTTTAGGGATAAATATACAAGAAATTGCATCAATCACGCAGGAAAACACTAATTTATTTCCCATAAATCACCCATTTCCAGCAGTCAGAACAAATGAAACTAATCAATTAAGTCAGTCTGTAAAAGAATTGGCTTCTAATTGTGATACTTGTTATCTAGAAGCACTAGCTTCTATTGAACAGTCGTTGCTGAATTTCGATAACCAACTCAGATGTTATACAGAAATTCTGCAAACTTTAGGAAAAGCTTGTCAGGTTAGTCGTGTATACATATTTGAAAATCTTTTTTCTAATGATGGCGATTTAATTATGCATCTACAAGCTGAGTGGTGCGCTGAAGGTATCCCATCCAAAATTGAAAACCACCCCTGGCACAAGCTATCTTACACGAAATTCTGCCCACGCTGGTTAAAGCTATTAGCGCGGGGTGATATTGTTGCTGAGACAGTAAAAGAATTGAGTGAAACAGAACGTCAGGCTTTAGAGCTACAGGATGTTCTGAAAATATTGATCTTACCAATAATTGCTAAAGGTAATTTTATTGGTTTTATTGGTTTTGATAAATGTGAAGTAACACAGATTTGGGAAGCTAAAGAAACAGCATTTTTGCAAGCAGTAGTAGGTGCACTTTCCCTAGTACATGATCGTTTATTAGCAGATCATGCCCTAAAGACGGCAATTTTAGAAACCCAAGATTCTGCTTATCACCTAGAGAATGTAGTTCAAGAACGTACAGCAGAGTTGCACAGAGAAATTGCGGAGCGCAAGCGGATACAAACAGAACTAGAAAAATCACTGTCTTTGCAATGGGCAACCTTAGAATCTACCGCCGACGGCATTTTAGTAATAGATAATCAAGGTAAGATTGCCGGCTTTAATCAAAAGTTTCTCCAGATGTGGCGCATTCCCGAGTCCTTAATCACTTCTGGAAATTACAAAGAAGTGCTGAGATTAGCGATGAAACAGCTAGAAGCACCAAAACAGTATTTTGCTACGATTAGAGAATTATACTTTAACCCAGATACACAGCTTTATGATGCGATCGCCTTTAAGGATGGCAGAGTCTTAGAGCGTTATTCCCAACCTCAGCGCATTAACGGCAAAATCGTCGGTAGAGTCTGGAGTTTTCGAGACATCACAGCCCATAAATTAGCAGAAGCCAAAATCCGTCATCAAGCTTTACACGACCTATTAACGGATTTACCGAACCGCGTGCTATTTAATGAGCGACTTTCAGAGGCCTTAGCACAAGCACAGAAAAATCGTAGCAAACTAGCGGTGTGTTTTTTAGACTTAGACCGCTTCAAAGTCATCAACGATAATTTAAGTCATGCTGTTGGCGATCAATTATTACAAATTGTGGCTCAACGTCTTATAGACTGTCTGCGGGATATTGACACCATAGCGCGCTGGGGAGGCGATGAATTCACCCTTATTTTGCCAGAAATTAACGACACTCAAGAAGTTACCAAGATTCTAGAACGCATCTTGGCAGCTTTTAAACCAGTGTTTGAAATCGAAAACTACCAGTTGCATATTAGTGTCAGTATTGGTATTGCCCTTTATCCGATGCATGGACAAGATGCGGAAACTTTGATTAAACATGCTGACATAGCACTATATCGTGTAAAATCTCAAGGACGAAATCATTATCAATTCTATAATTCAGCCATAAATTCTGGTTCTTCAGAATTGTTAACTTTAGAAAATAGCTTGCACTCTGCCTTAGAACGCCAAGAATTTGAAGTTTACTATCAACCACAGGTCAATATCACTACAGGTGAAATTACCAAAATAGAAGCTTTACTGCGGTGGCGACATTTAGAACTAGGTTTAATTCCACCCGCAAAATTCATTCCTCTTGCAGAAGAAACTGGATTAATTATCCCGATTGGGGAATGGGTATTAAGAACTGCTTGTGCTCAAAATAAAGCTTGGCAAGAAGCACTAAATTTACCATCGCTTTCTGTTGCTGTGAATCTTTCTGCACGTCAATTTCAGCAACCAAACTTAGTGACTATGGTGCAGCAAATATTGTCAGAAACTCAATTAAACCATAAATGTTTGGAGTTAGAAATTACAGAAAGCATAGCAATGAAAAATGTTGAGTTCACTAAAAGAATTTTAAGTGAATTACACGCTTTAGGTGTTTCTATCTCTATAGATGATTTTGGTACAGGATATTGTTCTCTCAGTTATCTCAAAAATTTTCCGATCCATTGCTTAAAAATCGACAGATCTTTTGTGAGAGATTTGTCTGATGATAATCATGATGCTGCCATCACAACTGCAATTATTGCTTTAGCACATGGATTAAAGCTTGCAGTTGTGGCTGAAGGTGTAGAAACAGAAGAACAACGCAATTTATTACGACTTCTAGATTGCGAACTCATGCAAGGCTATCTATTTAGTCGTCCTCTATCAGCTGAAGACACTACAAGATTACTACAAAAGTCTAAATCCCGTCGTCTTAATCCTTCTTTTTTAGTAGCTTAA
- a CDS encoding SirB1 family protein: protein MNFSSARQYFYQEIQQPDEHIDLVKAALYIAQEEYPHLDLEEYLNAFETMALELQERLPDSPYPMRVIQTINQYLYNDLGFAGNKADYYDPRNSFLNDVIDRRLGIPITLALVYMEVSRRIDFPMVGVGMPGHFLIRPNIAEMEVFVDAFNGGEILFAQDCQDKLSQMFQQPVELKPEYLATVSHRQLLARILTNLKFIHLKKQDLEKSLAAVERILLLFPGVSLELRDRGLIYYQLGYYPQAADDLQTYLAKVPDAEDSGAIRRLLAELGR, encoded by the coding sequence ATGAATTTCTCGTCAGCGCGACAATATTTTTACCAGGAGATTCAGCAGCCTGACGAGCATATCGACCTGGTAAAGGCAGCTTTATATATTGCCCAGGAAGAATATCCTCACCTAGATTTGGAAGAATACCTCAATGCCTTTGAGACAATGGCATTGGAGTTACAAGAACGCTTACCTGATTCACCCTACCCAATGCGGGTAATTCAAACTATTAATCAATATCTCTACAATGATTTAGGATTTGCAGGCAATAAAGCAGACTACTACGATCCGCGCAACAGCTTTTTAAATGACGTGATTGATCGGCGGCTAGGGATACCTATTACCTTGGCATTGGTTTATATGGAAGTGTCCCGTCGGATTGATTTCCCAATGGTAGGCGTAGGAATGCCTGGACATTTCCTCATCCGTCCAAATATTGCAGAGATGGAGGTTTTTGTCGATGCATTCAATGGTGGGGAAATTTTATTTGCTCAAGATTGCCAGGATAAACTGTCTCAGATGTTTCAGCAACCGGTGGAGTTAAAGCCAGAATATTTAGCTACCGTGAGCCATCGGCAGTTATTGGCCAGGATACTCACAAACCTCAAATTTATTCACCTCAAAAAGCAAGACTTAGAAAAAAGCCTGGCGGCGGTTGAGCGCATTTTACTGTTGTTTCCTGGCGTGAGTTTAGAATTACGCGATCGCGGTTTAATTTACTATCAACTCGGTTACTACCCCCAAGCGGCTGACGATTTGCAAACTTATCTGGCAAAAGTTCCTGATGCTGAGGATTCCGGAGCCATTCGCCGCTTACTTGCCGAATTGGGTAGATAA
- the atpD gene encoding F0F1 ATP synthase subunit beta — protein MVTTAEKTNIGYITQIIGPVVDVKFPGGKLPQIYNALTINGTNEAGQSISLTVEVQQLLGDNQVRAVAMSTTDGLVRGLEVVDTGAPIRVPVGKATLGRIFNVLGDPVDNQGPVNPEATLPIHREAPKFTDLETKPSVFETGIKVVDLLTPYRRGGKIGLFGGAGVGKTVIMMELINNIATQHGGVSVFAGVGERTREGNDLYNEMIESGVINKDNLNESKIALVYGQMNEPPGARMRVGLSGLTMAEYFRDVNKQDVLLFVDNIFRFVQAGSEVSALLGRMPSAVGYQPTLGTDVGALQERITSTTEGSITSIQAVYVPADDLTDPAPATTFAHLDGTTVLSRGLASKGIYPAVDPLGSTSTMLQPEIVGDEHYSTARAVQATLQRYKELQDIIAILGLDELSEEDRLTVARARKVERFLSQPFFVAEVFTGSPGKYVKLEDTIKGFQKILSGELDDLPEQAFYLVGDINEAIAKGQKLKG, from the coding sequence ATGGTCACCACCGCAGAAAAAACAAACATCGGTTACATTACCCAAATCATTGGTCCTGTTGTAGACGTTAAGTTTCCCGGCGGGAAATTGCCGCAAATCTACAACGCCTTGACCATCAACGGCACCAACGAAGCTGGTCAGTCAATCAGCCTGACCGTCGAAGTACAGCAACTGCTAGGCGACAACCAGGTGCGGGCTGTTGCTATGAGCACCACCGATGGCTTAGTGCGTGGTCTGGAAGTAGTAGATACTGGCGCTCCCATTCGCGTGCCAGTTGGTAAAGCCACCTTGGGTCGGATTTTCAACGTCCTTGGCGATCCTGTAGATAATCAGGGGCCTGTAAATCCTGAGGCAACATTGCCTATCCACCGCGAAGCTCCTAAATTCACCGATCTGGAAACCAAACCTTCTGTGTTTGAGACCGGAATTAAAGTTGTCGATCTACTGACTCCTTACCGACGTGGCGGTAAGATTGGTCTATTCGGCGGTGCAGGTGTTGGTAAGACCGTGATCATGATGGAGTTGATCAACAACATCGCTACTCAGCACGGTGGCGTATCCGTTTTCGCTGGCGTGGGTGAGCGCACTCGCGAAGGTAATGACCTCTACAATGAAATGATTGAATCTGGGGTAATCAACAAAGATAACCTCAACGAATCAAAAATTGCTCTAGTCTACGGTCAGATGAACGAGCCACCTGGAGCAAGAATGCGGGTCGGTCTGTCTGGATTGACAATGGCAGAGTACTTCCGCGATGTGAACAAACAAGACGTACTGCTGTTTGTTGACAATATCTTCCGGTTCGTACAAGCAGGTTCAGAAGTATCTGCGCTGTTGGGACGGATGCCTTCTGCGGTAGGATATCAGCCTACCCTGGGTACTGACGTAGGTGCATTACAAGAGCGGATTACCTCCACTACAGAAGGTTCTATTACCTCTATTCAAGCTGTATACGTACCTGCGGACGACTTAACTGACCCCGCACCTGCAACCACCTTCGCTCACTTGGACGGAACCACAGTACTGTCTCGTGGTTTGGCTTCTAAGGGCATTTATCCAGCAGTAGACCCCTTAGGCTCTACTTCCACCATGCTTCAGCCAGAAATCGTTGGTGATGAACACTACAGCACTGCCCGTGCGGTACAAGCAACATTGCAGCGCTATAAAGAACTGCAAGACATTATCGCTATTCTCGGTTTGGATGAATTGTCTGAAGAAGACCGTCTGACTGTAGCACGCGCCCGGAAGGTTGAGCGCTTCTTATCTCAGCCATTCTTTGTGGCAGAAGTATTTACCGGTTCTCCTGGTAAGTATGTGAAGTTGGAAGACACCATCAAAGGGTTCCAGAAGATTCTTTCTGGCGAATTGGACGATCTGCCAGAACAAGCCTTCTACTTGGTGGGCGACATTAACGAAGCGATCGCCAAAGGCCAAAAGCTCAAAGGTTAG
- the atpC gene encoding ATP synthase F1 subunit epsilon, translating into MTLTVRVISPDKTVWDAEAEEVILPSTTGQLGILSGHAPLLTALDTGVMRVRANKNQDWQAIALLGGFAEVEENEVTILVNGAERGNAINLEEARTAYNQAQTKLNQVTAGDRLAQIQATQAFKRARARFQAAGGLV; encoded by the coding sequence ATGACATTAACCGTTCGTGTAATTTCCCCAGATAAAACTGTGTGGGATGCCGAAGCTGAAGAAGTAATTCTACCCAGCACCACTGGTCAGCTAGGTATCTTGAGTGGACACGCACCGTTGTTGACTGCCCTGGATACAGGCGTAATGCGCGTGCGTGCTAACAAAAATCAAGATTGGCAAGCGATCGCCCTTTTGGGTGGCTTTGCCGAAGTTGAAGAAAATGAAGTCACCATTCTGGTAAATGGTGCTGAACGTGGCAACGCTATTAACCTAGAAGAAGCCCGGACTGCTTATAATCAAGCACAAACAAAGCTGAATCAGGTAACAGCAGGCGATCGCCTAGCTCAAATTCAAGCCACCCAAGCCTTTAAACGCGCCCGCGCTCGGTTTCAAGCGGCTGGCGGCTTGGTATAA